One Neodiprion pinetum isolate iyNeoPine1 chromosome 1, iyNeoPine1.2, whole genome shotgun sequence genomic window carries:
- the Naxe gene encoding NAD(P)H-hydrate epimerase translates to MKHEMLKSLISGFRIHGSTVKFINYTKNNLLRDCTKGRKMVKFLGQTEAINIDKDLFEKYKFSVDQLMELAGQSCAIAIAKCYPLRTNSSNSVLVCCGPGNNGGDGLVCSRHLKLFGYEPEIYYPKKTKNELYQNLTHQCIENGIPLVEKISDLRPLNEYLLIVDALFGFSFKPPVRESFKEIMDVLKNANVPICSVDIPSGWNVETGPSEGDINPEMLISLTAPKLCARSFKGKYHYLGGRFVPKKLALEYQLDLPEYHGTDLVVAL, encoded by the coding sequence ATGAAACATGAAATGCTAAAGTCATTGATAAGCGGGTTTCGTATACATGGATCAAcggtaaaatttatcaattatacgaaaaacaatttattacgTGACTGCACGAAAGGGCGAAAAATGGTTAAGTTTTTGGGACAAACGGAGGCGATAAACATCGATAaggatttatttgaaaaatacaaattcagCGTCGATCAGCTGATGGAATTAGCTGGCCAAAGTTGCGCCATTGCAATAGCAAAATGTTATCCTTTGCGaacaaattcttcaaattctGTACTCGTGTGTTGCGGTCCAGGAAATAACGGAGGAGATGGTCTGGTATGCAGTCGACATTTAAAATTGTTTGGCTATGAGCCTGAAATTTACTATCCAAAGAAGACGAAAAATGAGCTGTATCAAAATTTGACCCATCAATGCATCGAGAACGGCATTCCTCTGGTGGAAAAGATTTCAGACTTGAGACCGTTAAACGAATACCTGCTCATCGTCGATGCTTTGTTCGGATTTAGCTTTAAGCCACCCGTCAGAGAAAGTTTCAAAGAAATAATGGATGTTCTCAAAAATGCAAATGTCCCTATATGCAGCGTCGACATTCCATCTGGTTGGAACGTTGAAACTGGCCCGTCTGAAGGCGATATTAACCCTGAAATGTTGATATCATTAACTGCGCCAAAGCTCTGTGCTCGTAGTTTCAAAGGAAAATATCATTACTTAGGAGGGAGATTTGTTCCAAAAAAATTAGCGTTGGAATATCAGTTGGATCTTCCTGAATATCATGGAACTGACTTAGTCGTtgctttgtaa